The Armatimonadota bacterium genome includes a window with the following:
- the aroC gene encoding chorismate synthase, with amino-acid sequence MLRFLTAGESHGQALTAIVDGVPAGLELTAEFINHQLWRRQQGYGRGARMKIETDTAEILSGVRFGRTTGGPIALMVRNRDWQNWQDKMAVEPRQEPNTSRVVSVPRPGHADLVGHIKYGFDDMRDALERSSARETTMRVAAGSVARRLLEEAGVRIFSHVVGIGPVQATDIPKDYAEVARRAEESPVRCADPRAAERMVELIDRVRQDRDTVGGVFEVVALGVPVGLGSYVQWDRKLDGRIAMAMMSIQAIKGVEIGDGFLAGRSLGSQVMDSIGWDGSGYTRSSNHMGGLEGGVTNGEPLVVRVAKKPISTLMRPLPSVNIHTKEPSPAHVERSDVCAVPAAAVIAEAMLALVLADALLERFGGDSMPDLLANIQAVHARHRETGRSVSPGGPAQDASEY; translated from the coding sequence ATGCTTCGTTTTCTCACCGCGGGTGAGTCGCACGGTCAGGCGCTGACGGCCATTGTGGACGGGGTGCCGGCCGGGCTGGAGTTGACCGCGGAATTCATCAATCATCAGCTCTGGCGCCGCCAGCAGGGCTATGGCCGTGGCGCCAGGATGAAGATAGAGACTGATACCGCCGAGATCCTTTCGGGTGTGCGATTCGGTCGGACGACCGGCGGCCCCATTGCCCTGATGGTCCGCAACCGGGACTGGCAGAACTGGCAGGACAAAATGGCAGTCGAGCCCCGCCAGGAGCCGAATACCAGCCGTGTGGTCAGTGTGCCTCGCCCCGGCCATGCCGATCTGGTGGGCCACATCAAGTATGGGTTCGATGATATGCGCGACGCGTTGGAGCGCTCCAGCGCTCGCGAAACCACAATGCGCGTCGCCGCGGGTTCCGTGGCTCGCCGCCTGCTTGAAGAAGCAGGTGTCAGAATCTTCAGCCACGTTGTGGGCATCGGCCCGGTGCAGGCCACAGACATTCCGAAGGACTATGCGGAAGTGGCTCGGCGGGCGGAGGAGAGTCCGGTGCGGTGCGCCGACCCTCGGGCTGCGGAGCGGATGGTCGAGCTCATCGATCGGGTCCGCCAGGACCGGGATACGGTGGGAGGGGTGTTCGAAGTTGTCGCTCTGGGTGTTCCTGTGGGGCTGGGATCCTATGTCCAATGGGACCGAAAGCTCGATGGGCGGATCGCGATGGCGATGATGAGCATTCAGGCGATCAAAGGGGTGGAGATTGGAGACGGCTTCCTGGCGGGGCGGTCGCTCGGTTCGCAGGTGATGGACTCCATTGGTTGGGACGGAAGCGGATACACCCGCTCCTCGAATCACATGGGTGGCCTTGAGGGTGGAGTCACCAACGGCGAGCCGCTTGTCGTGCGAGTGGCCAAGAAGCCCATCTCCACGTTGATGCGTCCCCTGCCGAGCGTCAACATCCACACCAAGGAGCCCTCCCCCGCACATGTGGAGCGCTCGGACGTCTGTGCGGTCCCGGCGGCGGCAGTAATAGCGGAGGCGATGCTGGCCCTGGTCCTGGCGGATGCGCTGCTGGAGCGCTTCGGGGGAGACAGTATGCCGGACCTTCTCGCCAATATCCAGGCAGTTCACGCCCGACATCGCGAGACAGGCCGCAGTGTGTCTCCCGGAGGCCCGGCGCAGGATGCTAGTGAATACTGA
- a CDS encoding serine/threonine protein kinase, with amino-acid sequence MQSLVGQVINFRYEVLEKTGEGGLFTVYRTRDRVMNRLAAVKVLRPDYASDPEISQRILERAKALVALSHPNVTRVYEAARTEHCAYVCEEHVRGIDLKERIRRIAPFTAAAAVDVAIAVAQALDYLHRNGIVHGDLRPHKVLVGPEGEIKVTGAGLAFAFADQEEKRTLALMRAAHYAAPETFEGRMPDERSDIYSLGIILFEMLAGMVPFTGDTPIAVATRHARDPVPSVRDQNAAVPRALEGIIRNALAKDPDERYQTAREILADLRSVQDALRLGKPLNWSPLDPSRAAAVVDEPAPREESLWKSFAKAALLVVLVAAVVFGGFMLLVKSSPPDVNVPDVVGKDLEEARRILSDTGLTLTIAREDFNDRYPAGAIYFQEPQAGQPVKKNAIVEVYVSKGSRNVRVPSVVGMSEEKAREILNEEGLVVGEVKYDYSSSIPAGDVMRQDPRPGLSVAREAAKVDLTVSLGPPPGRPAVPPPPVEETAPDAPSITPSETPAAPASPEKPVVTRQLRIRFSVPEGPSVRVQIVVKDDTGEWVAVDDVYRGGSPVSATFTVTGKSAEIRTLINGREVDRQVR; translated from the coding sequence ATGCAGTCGTTGGTGGGTCAGGTCATCAACTTCCGGTACGAAGTACTGGAGAAGACGGGTGAAGGGGGGCTCTTTACCGTCTACCGCACCCGTGACAGGGTGATGAACCGGTTGGCTGCCGTGAAGGTCCTCCGGCCGGATTATGCATCGGACCCGGAGATCTCCCAGCGCATTCTGGAGCGGGCGAAGGCGCTGGTGGCGCTCAGCCACCCAAATGTCACCCGGGTTTACGAAGCCGCCCGGACGGAGCATTGCGCATATGTTTGCGAGGAGCACGTCCGCGGCATTGACCTGAAAGAGCGCATTCGCCGTATCGCGCCCTTCACGGCAGCAGCTGCTGTGGATGTGGCCATCGCTGTGGCACAGGCTCTGGATTATCTGCACCGCAACGGGATCGTCCACGGGGATCTCCGTCCGCACAAGGTGCTTGTCGGTCCGGAGGGAGAGATAAAGGTGACGGGCGCCGGCCTGGCGTTCGCGTTTGCGGATCAGGAGGAGAAGCGCACCCTTGCGCTAATGCGTGCGGCTCATTACGCCGCGCCGGAGACGTTCGAAGGCCGTATGCCCGACGAGCGCTCCGACATCTATTCGCTGGGGATTATCCTATTCGAGATGCTTGCGGGAATGGTGCCTTTCACCGGAGACACTCCCATCGCCGTGGCGACCCGCCACGCCCGGGATCCGGTTCCTTCAGTGCGGGATCAGAATGCGGCAGTGCCGAGAGCCCTGGAAGGCATCATCCGAAACGCCCTGGCGAAGGATCCGGACGAGCGCTATCAGACCGCGCGTGAGATCCTGGCCGACCTCCGCAGTGTGCAAGATGCCTTGCGGTTGGGAAAACCGCTCAACTGGTCCCCGCTGGACCCGTCGCGTGCGGCTGCGGTGGTGGATGAGCCTGCGCCGCGCGAGGAGAGCCTCTGGAAGAGCTTTGCGAAAGCCGCCCTGCTGGTGGTCCTGGTGGCTGCGGTTGTGTTTGGCGGTTTCATGCTGCTGGTGAAGTCCTCTCCGCCCGACGTCAACGTGCCGGACGTCGTGGGCAAAGACCTGGAGGAGGCGCGCCGGATTCTGTCCGATACGGGGTTGACTCTGACGATCGCCCGGGAAGATTTCAATGACCGCTACCCTGCGGGAGCCATCTACTTTCAGGAGCCGCAGGCGGGTCAGCCGGTCAAGAAGAACGCAATCGTAGAGGTATACGTCAGCAAGGGCAGCAGGAACGTCCGGGTGCCATCCGTGGTTGGAATGAGCGAAGAGAAGGCCCGGGAGATTCTGAACGAAGAAGGGCTGGTGGTGGGGGAGGTCAAGTATGATTACTCCTCGTCCATCCCTGCGGGAGATGTGATGCGGCAGGATCCCAGGCCGGGATTGAGTGTCGCCCGTGAGGCAGCGAAAGTGGATCTCACCGTAAGTCTGGGCCCGCCGCCGGGCCGCCCGGCAGTGCCTCCTCCGCCGGTTGAGGAGACGGCCCCGGATGCGCCCTCCATTACGCCGAGCGAGACTCCGGCGGCTCCTGCATCGCCCGAGAAGCCCGTAGTGACCCGGCAGCTCAGGATCCGTTTTTCCGTGCCGGAAGGGCCCTCCGTCCGTGTGCAGATCGTGGTGAAGGACGATACAGGCGAGTGGGTAGCAGTGGATGACGTGTACCGGGGCGGGTCGCCGGTCTCGGCCACGTTCACCGTGACCGGCAAGTCTGCGGAGATCCGCACACTGATAAACGGCAGGGAGGTGGACAGGCAGGTGCGATGA
- the aroB gene encoding 3-dehydroquinate synthase yields the protein MPAVDVALGERSYTIQIQPGLLERSGDLLAALCRSPRVAVVAQTRVWDRWGAVLEVSLKQAGLAHSVHLVPNGEGAKRMAWIQRLYAAFAEAGVDRQSTVAAFGGGAVGDLAGFAAATWLRGVDFVQIPTTLLAQVDASVGGKVGVNLPFGKNLVGAFWQPRAVLIDPQTLRTLPRRELMSGLAEVIKYGVILDSEFFEWVNQNRSAIVSLDSEALTHAIRRSCELKAFVVQSDERESGLRAILNYGHTIGHLIEREAGYAGIRHGEAVAIGMVLAARLAVRLGMLEGGAAERIRQTILSFGLPVSVPRNLNAETMVSGLSLDKKARGGRARFVLPECIGRVVVTEAVTPEMVREVIVESQKESAGHS from the coding sequence ATGCCCGCAGTTGATGTCGCGCTCGGGGAGCGCAGCTATACCATCCAGATTCAGCCGGGTCTCCTGGAGCGCTCTGGAGACTTGCTCGCTGCGCTCTGCAGGTCGCCCCGCGTGGCGGTGGTGGCGCAGACACGTGTTTGGGACCGCTGGGGCGCGGTGCTGGAAGTCTCCCTTAAGCAAGCAGGACTTGCGCACTCCGTCCATCTGGTGCCAAACGGCGAGGGGGCCAAGCGGATGGCCTGGATCCAGCGTCTGTATGCCGCCTTCGCAGAGGCGGGAGTGGACCGGCAAAGCACTGTAGCCGCATTCGGAGGCGGGGCTGTGGGCGATCTGGCCGGTTTCGCCGCGGCCACTTGGCTCAGAGGAGTGGACTTCGTCCAGATCCCGACGACGCTCCTCGCCCAGGTGGATGCCAGCGTCGGTGGGAAGGTGGGCGTCAATCTGCCGTTTGGTAAGAACCTGGTGGGGGCGTTTTGGCAGCCCAGGGCAGTGCTGATAGACCCGCAGACGCTTCGCACGCTGCCCCGGCGCGAACTGATGAGCGGCTTGGCCGAGGTGATCAAATACGGCGTCATCCTGGACTCGGAGTTCTTCGAGTGGGTCAATCAAAATCGATCAGCCATCGTCTCACTTGATTCCGAGGCGTTGACTCACGCGATCCGGCGCTCCTGCGAGCTGAAGGCTTTCGTCGTCCAGTCCGATGAGAGGGAATCCGGGCTGAGGGCCATCCTGAATTACGGCCACACAATCGGTCACCTCATAGAGCGCGAGGCTGGATACGCGGGCATCCGTCACGGAGAGGCCGTCGCCATCGGGATGGTGCTGGCGGCGAGGCTCGCTGTTCGTCTGGGGATGCTGGAGGGGGGTGCTGCGGAGCGCATCCGGCAGACCATCCTCTCCTTCGGCCTGCCGGTATCAGTACCCCGGAACCTGAATGCGGAAACAATGGTGTCCGGGCTCTCCCTCGACAAGAAGGCACGGGGAGGGCGGGCGCGTTTTGTTCTTCCCGAGTGCATCGGGCGCGTTGTGGTGACCGAAGCGGTCACGCCGGAGATGGTGCGGGAGGTCATCGTTGAAAGTCAGAAAGAGTCAGCAGGCCATAGCTGA
- the aroK gene encoding shikimate kinase, giving the protein MLVNTDEQGGWTRPHAPLRPSLATLPVIGVEPPLARRPVALIGFMGVGKSAVGKRLARLLGHEFVDTDLMVEQAAGKTIAAIFADEGEERFREMETAALREALQQPDRVVSTGGGITTREENRRILAGSAAVVLLTARPEVVLMRVRPIEKRPMLAGWPDPLERIRTLMQERAPIYSEYHCRFDTSHCPPRVTAEKIARWYASLHVEESDARS; this is encoded by the coding sequence ATGCTAGTGAATACTGACGAGCAAGGCGGCTGGACGCGCCCCCACGCTCCTCTGCGTCCATCGCTTGCCACCTTGCCCGTCATCGGTGTGGAGCCTCCGCTCGCGCGTCGGCCTGTCGCGTTGATAGGCTTCATGGGTGTGGGGAAAAGCGCAGTGGGCAAACGTCTTGCGCGGCTGCTTGGACACGAGTTCGTGGACACGGATCTGATGGTGGAGCAGGCTGCAGGCAAGACGATCGCCGCCATTTTTGCTGACGAGGGCGAAGAGCGATTCCGCGAGATGGAGACTGCCGCCCTGCGGGAGGCGCTCCAACAACCTGACCGCGTAGTTTCCACCGGGGGAGGCATCACCACACGGGAAGAGAACCGCCGCATTCTGGCAGGCTCGGCGGCGGTGGTGCTGCTGACAGCTCGCCCTGAGGTGGTGCTGATGCGTGTGAGGCCCATTGAGAAGCGTCCGATGCTGGCGGGCTGGCCGGATCCTCTGGAGCGAATCCGTACCCTCATGCAGGAGAGAGCCCCCATCTATTCCGAATATCATTGCCGGTTTGATACGTCGCACTGCCCCCCCCGGGTGACTGCAGAGAAGATCGCCCGGTGGTACGCTTCGCTGCACGTGGAAGAGAGCGATGCCCGCAGTTGA
- the rpe gene encoding ribulose-phosphate 3-epimerase, whose protein sequence is MNVRIAPSLLSADFSRLGEHALEAVRAGAQWLHFDIMDGRFVPNITFGPMVVSALRPLTDVGFDTHLMIVEPERYVRQFAEAGSDRILVHPEVCPHLHRVLQQIRDLGKSPGVALNPSTPLESIEYVLDMLDSILIMTVNPGFGGQSFINSMLPKIRRAAAMIEESGRAIDLAVDGGVAEDTIASVVKAGARFLVAGSSVFGGNGTVEENMERLTRSIALTAGDPLEMC, encoded by the coding sequence ATGAACGTAAGGATTGCTCCGTCTCTGCTTTCTGCGGACTTTTCGCGGTTGGGAGAGCACGCGCTGGAGGCGGTCCGGGCGGGTGCGCAGTGGCTGCACTTCGATATAATGGACGGCCGCTTTGTCCCAAACATTACGTTCGGGCCGATGGTGGTGTCGGCGTTGCGTCCTCTCACGGATGTTGGGTTCGATACCCACCTCATGATCGTGGAGCCGGAAAGGTATGTCCGTCAGTTCGCGGAGGCGGGCTCAGACCGTATCCTGGTCCATCCGGAGGTTTGCCCGCATCTGCACAGGGTTCTGCAGCAGATCCGCGATCTGGGCAAGTCTCCGGGAGTTGCCCTGAACCCCTCCACTCCGCTGGAGAGCATCGAATATGTGCTGGATATGCTGGATTCCATTCTTATCATGACCGTCAACCCGGGGTTTGGCGGGCAGAGCTTCATCAATTCGATGCTCCCCAAGATCCGCCGGGCGGCCGCGATGATTGAAGAGAGCGGCCGCGCGATAGACCTTGCGGTGGATGGTGGGGTGGCGGAAGACACGATCGCTTCAGTTGTGAAGGCCGGCGCGCGGTTCCTGGTGGCGGGATCCAGTGTCTTCGGCGGTAATGGAACGGTAGAGGAGAACATGGAGCGGCTCACGCGCAGCATTGCTCTGACTGCCGGTGATCCCCTGGAGATGTGCTAA